The Azotosporobacter soli genome contains a region encoding:
- a CDS encoding DMT family transporter, producing MHHFLPTSPRLRGICLLLLASTLWSTGGLFIKWVDWNPLAIAGCRSAIAALVIAFSFRSASVRWKSKPLLLGAVCYAGTMLTFVAATKLTTAANAILLQYTSPVYVAILGALFLREKVTLRDVLTLLCVAGGMYLFFQDQMSPGHLYGNLLAIACGMISAVMIVALRRQKNASPFGSILLGNVLTFFCGLPFMFAGQPSLRGWLALLILGVFQLGISFVLYSIAIKSVTALEASVITMLEPLLNPVWVFLFLGEQPSSSALLGGAILLLALSARFLVPERKKKTTPLAS from the coding sequence ATGCATCATTTTTTGCCGACTTCGCCGCGTCTGCGCGGCATCTGCCTCTTGCTGCTTGCGTCAACGCTTTGGAGCACCGGCGGCTTATTCATCAAATGGGTGGACTGGAACCCGCTGGCGATCGCCGGTTGTCGCAGCGCCATTGCCGCGCTGGTCATTGCTTTTAGTTTTCGCAGCGCTTCGGTCCGCTGGAAAAGCAAACCGCTGCTGCTCGGCGCGGTCTGTTATGCCGGAACAATGCTCACTTTCGTCGCCGCCACCAAGCTGACCACCGCCGCTAACGCGATTTTGCTGCAATACACGTCTCCCGTCTATGTCGCAATCCTCGGCGCGCTCTTTCTGCGCGAAAAGGTTACGTTGCGCGACGTTTTGACGCTGCTTTGCGTCGCAGGCGGCATGTACCTGTTCTTTCAGGATCAGATGTCGCCCGGTCATCTTTACGGCAATCTGCTCGCGATCGCCTGCGGCATGATTTCCGCCGTAATGATCGTCGCCTTGCGCCGTCAAAAGAACGCTTCCCCGTTCGGCTCGATCCTGCTCGGCAATGTGCTCACGTTTTTCTGTGGTCTGCCTTTTATGTTCGCGGGTCAGCCTTCACTGCGCGGCTGGCTGGCGCTGCTCATCCTCGGCGTCTTTCAGCTCGGCATCTCCTTCGTGCTTTACTCGATCGCAATCAAATCGGTTACCGCGCTCGAGGCATCGGTCATCACGATGCTCGAACCGCTTTTGAATCCGGTCTGGGTCTTTCTCTTTCTTGGTGAACAGCCCAGCAGCAGCGCTCTCCTGGGCGGCGCCATCCTGCTCTTGGCGCTGAGCGCCCGCTTTCTGGTGCCGGAACGAAAGAAGAAAACAACGCCGCTCGCCTCCTAG